Proteins from one Streptobacillus felis genomic window:
- a CDS encoding YhbY family RNA-binding protein, with amino-acid sequence MNSKERNFLRKRAHGLEPVVRVGKEGVTDTVIQSIKEYIEKNELMKVKLLQNSLEDVTMELVNEIEAKAKCVFVGSVGKIMIFFKEKRDKNKIGEITQEFIEFKKKRREMNE; translated from the coding sequence ATGAATAGCAAAGAGAGAAATTTTTTAAGAAAAAGAGCACATGGTTTAGAGCCTGTTGTTAGGGTTGGGAAAGAAGGTGTTACAGATACTGTAATACAAAGCATTAAAGAATATATTGAAAAAAATGAATTAATGAAAGTTAAATTGTTACAAAACAGCCTAGAAGACGTTACTATGGAGCTTGTAAATGAAATAGAAGCTAAAGCAAAATGCGTATTTGTTGGGTCTGTTGGTAAAATAATGATTTTCTTTAAAGAAAAAAGAGATAAAAATAAAATTGGAGAAATAACACAAGAATTTATCGAATTTAAGAAAAAGCGTCGTGAAATGAATGAATAG
- a CDS encoding TolC family protein, with the protein MKKILLFLFAFSTFISANERNIDLENKINNEYLRKEEKLKKDNLKNNLMDFNKINISTGIDYSKNTAGQSLIQNNSINYAFISYNLSFDLLNKNISNHSINASKTINEYFYNRIDENRVDYLISKHNLELEKEKDFFEKLELLKKYKLQEKIVELNQKEKNKIEQDIKNIEKSYQLGAISKFDYEVAKSKLDLSQLQFSLDKDTLDQLKTNILYEELVNESLDLEFDNKKVEDNLIRDFVKRKYINIEELKISKLEYNSIKDLVLNKIPLITPSVGYDIKNNGFMASLNITKTFDIVTNEYDDIKELKQEIQNKKDKLKLLEEKMFIEEKNIYNALLFKYIANNTTVKNLEYELKILERKFELGSENFINLLNKRNELHKAKINLEESMLDVIINNLKYKRGVK; encoded by the coding sequence ATGAAAAAGATTTTATTATTTTTATTTGCATTTTCTACGTTTATTAGTGCAAATGAAAGAAATATAGATTTAGAGAATAAAATTAATAATGAATATTTGAGAAAAGAGGAAAAATTAAAAAAAGATAACTTAAAAAATAATTTGATGGATTTTAATAAGATAAATATATCTACAGGTATTGATTATTCAAAAAATACTGCAGGACAAAGTCTAATTCAAAATAACAGTATAAATTATGCTTTCATTAGCTATAATTTATCTTTTGATTTACTTAATAAAAATATTTCTAATCATTCTATTAATGCATCAAAAACAATAAATGAGTATTTTTATAATAGAATTGATGAAAATAGGGTTGATTATCTAATCTCTAAACATAATTTAGAACTTGAAAAAGAAAAAGATTTTTTTGAAAAATTGGAATTATTGAAGAAATATAAATTACAAGAAAAAATTGTTGAATTAAATCAAAAAGAGAAAAATAAAATAGAACAAGATATTAAAAATATAGAAAAAAGTTATCAACTAGGTGCTATTTCTAAATTTGATTATGAAGTTGCTAAAAGTAAATTGGATTTATCTCAGCTACAATTTTCTTTAGATAAAGATACGTTAGATCAATTAAAAACTAATATATTATATGAAGAATTAGTTAACGAAAGTTTGGATTTAGAATTTGATAATAAAAAAGTCGAAGATAATTTAATAAGAGATTTTGTTAAGAGAAAATACATAAACATTGAAGAATTAAAAATTTCAAAATTAGAGTATAACTCAATAAAAGATTTAGTTTTAAATAAAATACCATTAATTACACCTTCTGTAGGATATGATATTAAAAATAATGGATTTATGGCTAGTTTAAATATAACTAAAACATTTGATATAGTAACTAATGAATATGATGATATTAAGGAACTAAAACAAGAAATTCAAAATAAAAAGGATAAATTAAAACTATTAGAAGAAAAAATGTTTATAGAGGAAAAAAATATATATAACGCTTTATTATTTAAATATATTGCAAATAATACTACGGTAAAAAATCTAGAATATGAATTAAAAATTTTAGAGAGAAAATTTGAATTAGGTTCAGAAAATTTTATTAATTTATTAAATAAAAGAAATGAATTACATAAAGCTAAGATAAATTTAGAAGAATCAATGTTAGATGTTATTATTAATAATTTAAAATATAAAAGAGGTGTAAAATAA
- a CDS encoding GNAT family N-acetyltransferase produces the protein MKISKVEYKNLYEFKDIKDSENNIYYAISFEHRIFGYLIIKKEEKLVIDKIYIKEDYRNSGYGSRLLNYAIYDCINLGYDQVAVYKHKKVDNFLEKNDFIKLNDIYVRSNLKEEIEELNSTIKVSKISIVINTILAALKLFLGYSFTINSLIADGINSFADLINNILILIGANIGKSPHDDDHPFGHGKVESVFSLIIGVTIIYTSLGVLQKGIMMLARKEFNIINDKFLIIVIISTILLLIKLIQYFYVYFVSKKYTNPLINALLVDYNVDIIMSSAVIVGILISKYISPNMDALLSIIISGYLLFQGYKILKENTLILMDSQDENLLLNVKILTLEVKEIENIHDIYMTRVGKNVYVIADIRVKSDITLERAHEISVIAEKKIKYRYSNIKKVIYHIEPTYSEE, from the coding sequence ATGAAAATATCAAAAGTAGAATACAAAAATTTATATGAATTTAAGGACATAAAAGATTCGGAAAATAACATATATTATGCAATTTCTTTTGAACACAGAATATTTGGTTATTTGATAATCAAAAAAGAAGAAAAACTTGTTATTGATAAAATATATATAAAAGAAGATTATAGAAATAGTGGTTATGGTTCAAGGCTTTTAAATTATGCTATTTATGATTGTATAAATTTAGGATATGACCAAGTTGCTGTATACAAGCATAAGAAAGTTGACAATTTTTTAGAAAAAAATGACTTTATTAAATTAAATGATATTTATGTTAGATCTAATTTGAAAGAAGAAATAGAAGAATTAAATTCAACAATAAAAGTAAGCAAAATATCTATAGTGATTAATACGATACTTGCTGCATTAAAACTTTTTTTAGGTTATAGTTTCACTATTAATTCTTTAATTGCAGATGGTATTAATTCATTCGCTGATTTAATAAATAATATTCTTATATTAATTGGAGCTAATATTGGTAAAAGCCCACATGATGATGACCACCCATTTGGACATGGTAAGGTAGAATCAGTATTTAGTTTGATAATAGGAGTAACAATAATTTATACCTCTTTAGGAGTATTGCAAAAAGGTATAATGATGCTAGCTAGAAAAGAGTTTAACATAATAAATGATAAATTTTTAATTATAGTTATTATTTCTACAATTTTACTTTTAATTAAGTTAATACAATATTTTTACGTATATTTTGTTTCAAAAAAATATACAAATCCATTAATTAATGCTCTTTTAGTAGACTATAATGTTGATATAATAATGTCTAGTGCTGTAATAGTTGGTATATTAATTTCAAAATACATTTCACCTAATATGGATGCTTTATTATCAATAATAATTTCTGGATACTTATTATTTCAAGGATATAAAATACTAAAAGAAAATACATTAATATTAATGGATTCACAAGATGAAAATTTACTTTTAAACGTTAAGATATTAACGTTAGAGGTAAAAGAAATAGAAAATATTCATGATATATATATGACTAGAGTTGGGAAAAATGTATATGTGATAGCAGATATTAGAGTCAAATCTGATATAACGCTAGAGAGGGCTCATGAAATTTCTGTAATTGCAGAAAAAAAGATTAAATACAGATACTCAAATATTAAAAAAGTCATATATCACATAGAACCAACATATAGTGAGGAGTAG
- a CDS encoding peptidase U32 family protein encodes MRIVGPAGNFDKLDAAIKAGADEVFLGLKGFGARRNNDNFSMQELLDGIDYAHKKGVKVLLALNTIMRDMEIKSVYKNFKPIYEHGVDAVIVQDLGLIKFLKTNFPDLVLHGSTQMTVANHVEANYLKELGLSRVVLARELSFEEIKEIRENTDIELEVFVSGSLCISYSGNCYVSSFIGGRSGNRGMCAYTCRKKFKDEEGNLSYFLSPNDQLLEEEEINKLKSIGIDAIKVEGRKKQPEYIFETVSYYRDVLSGKSRESQSYKLFNRGYSKGYFYLDDKLMNHKYSSNFGYLLGKIENNEIKLLDDLILGDGIQYVNQYFEKIDGIYVNKIFQNGNKVQLAKKGDTIKLSDVPKGSKYVYKNYSKDINDTINHSIKIGKRYKKINAKVKAYLNNEILIEFSTLNNFKKEIISEKKGPILDSIANKKILEEDIINKISELGDTDFQIDEIEIDYDGIAFIPFSLIKQMKRELVDDLAKKLVDSYKHEEREFVEFKYPKIDRLISPIFSALCRTDEQVKKCKELGIEKIYRENFDITKQKNINNRLLNQESNLISNLYQLVNGRNKGYKNQAINWNFNVFNNISIDVYSSFENIDTVFLSPELNYKQLKLITNTSLKRGLVIYGSLKSMYIEHTIDKKKYKEIQGEHFDRYKVVKNELDNIELYLYKPMNLIPKLDLIYSLNLDELRLDFTFESPEEVEKIIKSIKTKSGKYNPYAFDMGVS; translated from the coding sequence ATGAGAATAGTTGGACCGGCAGGAAATTTTGATAAATTAGATGCAGCGATTAAAGCAGGTGCAGATGAGGTATTTTTAGGATTAAAAGGGTTTGGTGCAAGAAGAAATAATGATAATTTTTCAATGCAAGAACTACTTGATGGAATAGATTATGCACATAAAAAAGGTGTAAAAGTTTTGCTTGCATTAAATACAATAATGAGAGATATGGAAATAAAATCAGTTTATAAAAATTTTAAACCTATTTATGAACATGGTGTAGATGCAGTAATAGTTCAAGATTTAGGTTTAATAAAATTTTTGAAAACAAACTTTCCTGATTTAGTATTACACGGTAGTACACAGATGACAGTTGCTAATCATGTTGAAGCAAATTATCTTAAAGAATTAGGATTATCAAGGGTAGTTTTAGCAAGGGAACTTTCTTTTGAAGAAATAAAAGAAATAAGAGAAAATACAGATATAGAATTAGAGGTTTTTGTTTCTGGATCTTTGTGTATTTCTTATTCGGGTAATTGTTATGTATCTAGTTTTATAGGTGGTAGAAGTGGAAATAGGGGTATGTGTGCATATACTTGTAGAAAGAAATTTAAAGATGAAGAAGGAAATTTATCGTATTTTTTATCACCCAATGATCAATTATTGGAAGAAGAGGAAATTAATAAATTAAAATCAATAGGTATTGATGCAATAAAAGTTGAAGGTAGAAAAAAACAACCTGAATACATATTTGAAACAGTGTCATATTATAGGGATGTATTATCAGGTAAAAGTAGAGAAAGTCAAAGTTATAAATTGTTTAATAGAGGATATTCAAAAGGGTATTTTTATTTAGATGATAAATTAATGAATCATAAATATTCTTCTAACTTCGGATATCTTTTAGGTAAAATAGAAAATAATGAAATAAAACTACTAGATGATTTAATTTTAGGTGATGGAATACAATATGTAAATCAATATTTTGAAAAAATTGATGGTATTTATGTAAACAAGATATTTCAAAATGGAAATAAAGTTCAATTAGCTAAAAAAGGAGATACAATTAAATTATCGGACGTACCAAAAGGTAGTAAGTATGTTTATAAAAATTATTCAAAAGATATAAATGATACTATTAATCATAGTATTAAAATAGGTAAAAGATATAAAAAAATAAACGCAAAAGTTAAAGCATATTTAAATAATGAAATATTAATTGAATTTTCAACTTTAAATAATTTCAAAAAAGAAATTATATCAGAGAAAAAAGGACCAATTTTAGATAGTATAGCAAATAAAAAAATATTAGAAGAAGATATAATAAATAAAATTTCAGAGTTAGGAGATACTGATTTTCAGATAGATGAAATTGAAATAGATTATGATGGAATTGCATTTATACCTTTTAGTTTGATAAAGCAGATGAAAAGAGAATTAGTGGATGATTTAGCTAAAAAACTAGTTGATTCATATAAACATGAAGAAAGAGAATTTGTTGAATTTAAATACCCAAAAATTGATAGACTAATCAGTCCAATTTTCTCTGCTTTATGTAGAACAGATGAACAAGTAAAAAAATGTAAAGAATTAGGGATAGAAAAAATCTATAGAGAGAATTTTGATATAACTAAACAAAAAAATATTAATAATAGATTGTTAAATCAAGAGAGCAATTTAATTTCAAATCTTTATCAACTTGTAAATGGTAGAAATAAAGGTTATAAAAATCAAGCTATAAACTGGAACTTTAATGTATTTAATAATATTAGTATAGATGTATATTCTAGTTTTGAAAATATTGATACTGTATTTTTATCTCCTGAATTAAATTATAAACAATTAAAGTTAATTACAAATACGTCTTTAAAAAGAGGTTTAGTTATATACGGTAGTTTAAAATCTATGTATATTGAACACACAATTGATAAAAAAAAATATAAGGAAATTCAAGGAGAACATTTTGATAGATATAAAGTTGTAAAAAATGAACTTGATAATATAGAACTATATCTCTATAAACCTATGAATTTAATACCAAAACTTGATTTAATTTATTCATTAAACTTGGATGAATTGAGATTAGATTTTACGTTTGAAAGTCCAGAAGAAGTAGAAAAAATTATTAAATCAATTAAGACTAAGAGTGGGAAATATAACCCTTACGCTTTTGACATGGGTGTGAGTTAA
- a CDS encoding S41 family peptidase yields MKINKKHLLTVFLIGIFGYVTYSEENVTATKKDVPAVQRANATVDIKNINKIIQTINYINEIWVGSEEVDKEKLYEAALRGMVKSLKDPYSEYLSEKELNELNEGLDGVYVGVGMSIRKEKGDYMEVISPFIGGPAFKAGIQIGDIVTKIDDEDIIDLTATETSKMLRGDENTKVKIEIYRRGLKKPLTFTLTRATIKLDNVEYKMLDKTNKIGYISLLQFGSTVGEEIKESILDLEKQGMNKLILDLRTNPGGSLSEAVEIASMFVPDELIVSLKTKSGVDKKYNRVGEQIFKGDMVILVNKGSASASEIVTGVLKDYERATIIGETTYGKGVAQGIYHFKNEKDALKLTIAEYSTPKNKNINKNGIEPTIYIKMNSLLSDKGYSSETEQAKENRKNEIIKILEETEGKEKAAEIIKEGDRQLKAAIKHLLGEKVTPDKKEDDKSDKKTKKDIILEDNKDKK; encoded by the coding sequence ATGAAAATAAATAAAAAACATTTATTAACAGTATTTTTAATAGGAATATTTGGATATGTAACATACTCTGAAGAAAATGTTACAGCAACTAAAAAAGATGTTCCTGCAGTTCAAAGAGCAAATGCCACAGTAGATATTAAAAATATTAACAAAATAATACAAACTATTAACTATATCAATGAAATATGGGTTGGTTCTGAAGAAGTTGACAAAGAAAAACTTTATGAAGCAGCTTTACGTGGTATGGTTAAGAGTTTGAAAGATCCTTATTCAGAGTATTTAAGTGAGAAGGAATTAAATGAACTTAATGAAGGATTAGATGGTGTATATGTTGGAGTTGGAATGTCAATTAGAAAAGAAAAGGGAGACTATATGGAGGTTATATCTCCTTTTATAGGTGGACCTGCTTTTAAAGCTGGTATTCAAATTGGAGATATAGTTACAAAAATAGACGATGAAGATATAATTGATTTAACTGCAACAGAAACTTCAAAGATGCTTAGAGGAGATGAAAATACTAAAGTTAAAATTGAAATATATAGACGTGGATTAAAAAAACCACTTACATTCACTCTTACAAGAGCAACTATTAAACTTGATAATGTTGAATATAAGATGCTTGATAAAACAAATAAGATAGGATATATATCATTATTACAGTTTGGAAGTACAGTTGGAGAAGAGATTAAGGAATCTATTTTAGACCTTGAGAAACAAGGGATGAATAAATTAATATTAGACTTAAGAACTAATCCAGGAGGATCTCTATCAGAAGCTGTAGAAATAGCTTCAATGTTTGTACCTGATGAATTAATAGTCTCTTTAAAAACAAAATCTGGTGTCGATAAAAAATATAATAGAGTTGGAGAACAAATATTTAAAGGTGATATGGTAATATTAGTTAATAAAGGTTCTGCTTCTGCTTCAGAAATTGTTACAGGGGTATTAAAAGATTATGAAAGAGCTACAATAATTGGAGAAACAACATACGGTAAGGGTGTAGCACAAGGAATATATCATTTTAAAAATGAAAAAGATGCTTTAAAATTAACAATAGCTGAATATTCAACACCCAAAAATAAAAATATAAATAAAAATGGTATAGAACCAACTATTTATATAAAAATGAATTCTTTACTATCTGACAAGGGATATTCAAGTGAAACAGAACAAGCAAAAGAAAATAGAAAAAATGAAATAATAAAAATACTTGAAGAGACTGAAGGTAAAGAAAAAGCAGCTGAGATTATTAAAGAAGGAGATAGACAATTAAAAGCTGCTATTAAACATTTATTAGGAGAAAAAGTAACTCCAGATAAAAAAGAAGATGATAAATCTGATAAAAAAACTAAAAAAGATATCATATTAGAAGATAATAAAGATAAGAAATAG
- a CDS encoding ABC transporter permease, with amino-acid sequence MHIFELIKLSLKSLYGFKMRSFLTTLGIIVGIGSVVMISSLGAGFQDGLLSDVTKTYSKIFTVTLNMQKFEKVQKDRKYYFNLDDISSIKKLDNIDKVYSEASDGGYGLDSNGEELLYILSGADKEGYSALNFKLTSGRSFTDDEFKTKNNLAIIGRTSAVSLFGSEKNALGKKVSFDSFETGEKYEFNIIGTYIEPEEKAKKTFSNNYISLITNVYNLNVPKSDFLTSLTIKVKDETQMENTVKIIKKYLNNKSANLDIYDLRQSSEDLNQASDILNKISIFISLVASISLAVGGIGVMNIMLVSVTERISEIGLRKAIGAKNKDILIQFLIESITLTLIGGLIGVIFGVTLAFLIGIPFEITPILKPKVLMLSLIVSMGTGLIFGIYPAKKASKLSPMEALRTE; translated from the coding sequence ATGCATATTTTTGAATTAATAAAATTATCTCTAAAAAGTTTATATGGATTCAAAATGAGATCATTTTTAACAACTTTGGGGATAATAGTTGGTATAGGATCAGTAGTTATGATTTCTTCTCTTGGAGCAGGGTTTCAAGATGGTTTATTAAGTGATGTAACAAAAACGTATTCTAAGATATTTACAGTAACTTTAAATATGCAAAAATTTGAAAAAGTTCAAAAAGATAGAAAATATTATTTTAATCTTGATGATATTTCTTCAATAAAAAAATTAGATAATATAGATAAAGTATACAGTGAAGCATCTGATGGAGGCTATGGATTAGACAGTAATGGTGAAGAATTATTATATATATTATCAGGTGCTGATAAAGAAGGATATAGTGCATTGAACTTTAAATTAACATCAGGAAGAAGTTTTACTGATGATGAATTTAAAACTAAGAATAACTTGGCAATTATTGGTAGAACATCAGCAGTTTCATTATTTGGAAGTGAAAAAAATGCTTTAGGAAAGAAAGTTTCTTTTGATTCTTTTGAAACAGGAGAAAAATATGAATTTAATATTATAGGTACGTATATTGAACCAGAAGAAAAAGCTAAAAAAACATTTTCTAATAACTATATTTCTTTAATAACTAATGTATATAATTTAAATGTTCCAAAAAGCGATTTTTTAACATCCTTAACTATAAAAGTTAAAGATGAAACTCAAATGGAAAATACTGTAAAAATCATAAAAAAATATTTAAATAATAAATCAGCAAACTTAGATATATATGATTTAAGACAAAGTTCAGAGGATTTAAATCAAGCTTCAGATATTTTAAATAAAATTTCAATATTTATATCTCTAGTAGCAAGTATATCTTTAGCTGTTGGGGGTATAGGTGTAATGAATATTATGCTAGTATCTGTTACAGAAAGAATATCTGAAATAGGACTTAGAAAAGCAATAGGCGCTAAAAACAAAGATATTTTAATACAGTTTTTAATAGAATCAATTACACTAACTTTAATTGGTGGTTTAATTGGTGTAATTTTTGGTGTAACATTAGCATTCTTAATTGGTATACCATTTGAAATTACTCCAATTTTAAAACCAAAGGTGTTAATGTTGTCTTTAATAGTTTCAATGGGAACAGGGCTAATATTCGGAATTTATCCAGCTAAAAAAGCATCAAAATTATCTCCAATGGAAGCTTTAAGAACAGAATAA
- a CDS encoding divergent PAP2 family protein: protein MGNKIIDVVFISAMIAQLYKCFSPIFKGKKIDFSRIFSTGGMPSSHSSSTMALSVSVGIVKGFNSVEFAIALVFAIVTMYDATGIRQEAGKHAKILNSIIEEKRFLDKEEIKELKEFLGHTPLEVFIGALLGILVSLLMKGYLLS from the coding sequence TTGGGAAATAAAATAATAGATGTAGTATTTATTTCTGCAATGATAGCTCAACTATACAAATGTTTTTCACCAATTTTTAAAGGAAAAAAAATAGATTTTAGTAGAATATTTTCTACAGGGGGTATGCCTAGTTCACATTCTTCATCTACTATGGCACTTTCAGTTTCAGTAGGTATAGTTAAAGGTTTTAATAGTGTTGAATTTGCAATAGCATTAGTTTTTGCTATAGTTACAATGTATGATGCTACAGGAATAAGACAAGAGGCAGGTAAGCATGCAAAAATATTAAATTCTATAATAGAAGAAAAAAGATTTTTAGATAAAGAAGAGATAAAGGAATTAAAAGAATTTTTAGGACATACACCTCTTGAAGTTTTTATAGGTGCATTGTTAGGTATATTAGTTTCGTTATTGATGAAAGGATATTTATTGTCATAA
- a CDS encoding TlyA family RNA methyltransferase, producing the protein MKKRLDVLLVELGHFDTREKAKREIMIGNVIVNDKLETKPGTQYKEELIKEIRIKNKLKYVSRGGLKLEKAISYWNLDFTDKVVLDIGASTGGFTDCSLQNGAIKVFANDVGTNQLDYKLRTDERVISLEQIHIKDLILKEKVDYIVIDVSFISLTKVIPYFEKFSKDDTKVIALIKPQFEVGKEKISKNGIVIEKEYHDEAIRKVVASFKENNYEIVEVIDSPILGGKGNKEFLIYTKRSNS; encoded by the coding sequence ATGAAAAAAAGATTAGATGTACTTTTAGTTGAACTTGGACATTTTGATACAAGAGAAAAAGCTAAAAGAGAAATTATGATAGGTAACGTAATAGTTAATGATAAACTAGAAACAAAACCTGGAACACAGTATAAAGAAGAACTTATTAAAGAAATTAGAATAAAAAATAAGCTAAAATATGTAAGTCGTGGTGGCTTAAAATTAGAAAAAGCTATTAGTTATTGGAATTTAGATTTTACGGATAAAGTTGTTTTAGATATAGGTGCATCTACAGGTGGATTTACTGATTGTAGTTTACAAAATGGTGCAATAAAAGTGTTTGCGAATGATGTAGGTACTAATCAGCTTGACTACAAATTAAGGACTGATGAAAGAGTGATTTCTCTAGAACAAATACATATAAAAGATTTAATTTTAAAAGAAAAAGTTGATTATATTGTTATAGACGTATCATTTATATCTTTAACTAAAGTTATACCTTATTTTGAGAAATTTTCTAAAGATGATACTAAAGTAATTGCCTTAATAAAACCTCAATTTGAAGTAGGTAAAGAAAAAATTTCAAAAAATGGAATAGTAATAGAAAAAGAATATCACGATGAAGCTATTAGAAAAGTAGTTGCATCTTTTAAAGAAAATAATTATGAAATAGTAGAAGTGATAGACTCACCTATTCTTGGAGGTAAGGGTAATAAAGAGTTTCTAATTTATACAAAAAGGAGTAATTCATGA
- a CDS encoding ABC transporter ATP-binding protein, which produces MIEVKDVTKVYQNGKLSLEVLKGLNLSVKEGEYVALMGPSGSGKSTFLNILGCLDNLTTGTYILNGIDVSVMGEDELSTVRNENIGFVFQAYNLLPKLTALENVELPAMYKGTDKKTRIEKAKRALEIVGLGDRINHRPVEMSGGQKQRVAIARALINNPKIIFADEPTGNLDSKSGEEILKIFKELNDNGVTIIMVTHEEDVAQHTKRIIRLRDGVINSDEIVEERRG; this is translated from the coding sequence ATGATAGAAGTTAAGGATGTTACTAAAGTATATCAAAACGGTAAACTTTCCTTAGAAGTACTAAAAGGTTTAAACCTATCAGTAAAAGAAGGGGAGTATGTAGCTTTAATGGGTCCTTCTGGAAGTGGTAAATCAACTTTTTTAAATATATTAGGTTGTTTAGATAATCTAACGACTGGTACATACATATTAAACGGTATTGATGTTTCTGTAATGGGAGAAGATGAACTTTCTACAGTAAGAAATGAAAATATTGGGTTTGTATTCCAAGCGTATAATTTGTTACCTAAATTAACAGCGTTAGAAAATGTTGAATTACCTGCTATGTATAAAGGGACAGATAAAAAAACAAGAATTGAAAAGGCAAAAAGAGCACTTGAAATTGTTGGTTTAGGTGATAGAATTAATCATAGGCCAGTTGAAATGTCTGGAGGACAAAAACAGAGAGTTGCAATAGCAAGAGCTTTGATAAATAATCCAAAAATAATATTTGCGGATGAACCTACAGGAAATTTAGATAGTAAATCGGGAGAAGAAATACTAAAGATTTTCAAGGAATTAAATGATAATGGAGTTACAATAATTATGGTAACACATGAAGAAGATGTTGCTCAACATACAAAAAGAATAATTAGACTTAGAGATGGAGTAATAAATTCAGACGAAATAGTTGAAGAGAGAAGGGGATAA
- a CDS encoding efflux RND transporter periplasmic adaptor subunit: protein MKKMSKKKKVLLILTALILIAGAYKLFSNSSIEYNEPVETHEAVKQDLNLEYTVSGEVYSEKEVLVFSNLPGKVNRVNFRKGDLVKKGDVLVELDSSSMQEINSNIFKLKINLSARQKEYSDALSLYKIGGVSKNEVDRLADAVRLAQIDLNNAYNNSDDFSNRILSTVSGVITESNVDENLKIDQSKYLFKIVDVENLKIQAEIPNSKIRSIKEGDKVIIKSDSLEEGKEIEASISEISKISKKNQQFNDAVTDIVIKVDSNSGLKPGDLVNLKISLENIKDVVVVNFLDVVFENNKPYVYTVDKDGKVKKNEVILGKTNNEVYEIKSGINKGDRILNNIDNKFKEGDKVQ, encoded by the coding sequence ATGAAAAAAATGAGTAAAAAAAAGAAAGTATTATTAATACTTACTGCTTTAATTTTAATAGCAGGTGCTTACAAATTATTTTCTAATTCATCAATAGAATATAATGAACCTGTAGAAACACATGAAGCTGTGAAACAAGATTTAAATTTAGAATATACTGTTTCAGGTGAAGTATATAGTGAAAAAGAAGTTTTAGTTTTTTCAAATTTACCTGGTAAAGTAAATAGAGTTAACTTTAGAAAAGGAGATTTAGTAAAAAAAGGAGATGTCTTAGTAGAATTAGATTCATCTAGCATGCAAGAGATTAATTCAAATATTTTTAAATTAAAAATAAATTTATCAGCTAGACAAAAAGAATATTCAGATGCATTATCACTATATAAAATAGGTGGAGTTTCTAAAAATGAAGTTGATAGATTAGCAGATGCTGTTAGATTAGCACAAATAGATTTAAATAATGCGTATAATAATAGTGATGACTTTTCTAATAGAATACTTTCAACAGTTTCAGGTGTAATTACTGAATCTAATGTTGATGAAAATTTAAAAATAGATCAAAGTAAATATTTATTTAAAATAGTAGATGTTGAGAATTTAAAAATACAAGCGGAAATTCCTAATTCAAAAATTAGAAGTATAAAAGAAGGGGATAAAGTAATAATAAAATCAGATTCACTGGAAGAAGGAAAAGAAATAGAAGCTTCTATTTCAGAAATTTCTAAAATTTCAAAGAAAAATCAACAATTTAATGATGCTGTTACAGACATAGTTATTAAAGTAGATTCTAATTCTGGATTAAAACCTGGAGATTTAGTTAATTTAAAAATTAGTTTAGAAAATATAAAAGATGTTGTTGTTGTTAATTTTTTAGATGTAGTATTTGAAAATAATAAACCTTATGTCTATACAGTAGATAAAGATGGAAAAGTTAAGAAAAACGAAGTAATTTTAGGTAAAACAAACAATGAAGTTTATGAGATAAAATCAGGAATAAATAAGGGAGATAGAATACTTAATAATATTGATAATAAATTTAAAGAAGGAGATAAGGTACAATGA